CGCAGCTTCTTCCAGAGGATCGGCACCAGGGAAAGTAGCCCCAGCAGGGTGAGCGACAAGAGCACGTCGGCCGAGACCAGCTCGCGCGTGGACTCGATGCGCCCCAGCGACTCGCCCACCCAGCAGAAGACGAAGCTCCCCGGGAGAATGCCGATGGCGGTCGCCGCGAAGAAGGTGCGCGTGCTCACCGGGGTGAACGCGGGCACCAGGTTCATCAGCCAGAAGGGGAAGACGGGGACCAGGCGGGTGAAGAGCACGTAGTTGAAGCCGTCCTCGTGGAAGCCGCGCGCCAGTCGCTGCAGCCTGGGCCCCATCTTCTTCCGCATGGACTCGGCGAAGAGGTAGCGGGCGGAGAGGAAGGCCAGCGTGGAGCCCACCGAGGCCGACACCACCACCAGCGCCGTCCCCACCCAG
This is a stretch of genomic DNA from Longimicrobium sp.. It encodes these proteins:
- a CDS encoding TVP38/TMEM64 family protein translates to MSTSVMGGVAGGPRPRRRRVNWKKVALATVIFGSLVAFFALGGQRWASFEALKEHREALLAFTRRNYAAMLVGAALVYTAATALSFPVGLAMSLAVGFLFGRWVGTALVVVSASVGSTLAFLSARYLFAESMRKKMGPRLQRLARGFHEDGFNYVLFTRLVPVFPFWLMNLVPAFTPVSTRTFFAATAIGILPGSFVFCWVGESLGRIESTRELVSADVLLSLTLLGLLSLVPILWKKLRTRRRRGAR